One window of the Pelobates fuscus isolate aPelFus1 chromosome 12, aPelFus1.pri, whole genome shotgun sequence genome contains the following:
- the AARS1 gene encoding alanine--tRNA ligase, cytoplasmic: MATSLTAREIRQRFIDFFKENGHTYVHSSATVPLDDPTLLFANAGMNQFKPIFLNTIDPSHPMAKLNRAANTQKCIRAGGKHNDLDDVGKDVYHHTFFEMLGSWSFGDYFKELACKLALDLLTKEFGIDIDRLYVTYFGGNEAAGLDPDLECKQIWLNLGLPESRILPGSMKDNFWEMGDTGPCGPCSEMHYDRIGGRDAAHLVNMDDPNVLEVWNLVFIQFNRESDGTLKPLPKKSIDTGMGLERLVSVLQNKMSNYDTDLFVPYFEAIQKGTGARPYSGKVGAEDEDGIDMAYRVLADHARTITVALADGGRPDNTGRGYVLRRILRRAVRYAHEKLGAPKGFFSTLVDVVVQSLGDAFPELKKDPDLVKDIINEEETQFLKTLIRGRRILDRKIQSLGDNKVIPGDTAWLLYDTYGFPVDLTGLIAEERGLKVDMESFEEERKTAQLKSQGKGSGDEDLLMLDIYAIEELRARGVQPTDDYPKYSYTALDDGLYKFDIVMATVQAIRRAKTLVEEVSTGQECGLVLDKTCFYAEQGGQTYDEGYMVREDESSEDKTEFTVRNTQIRGGFILHVGTVYGNLKVGDRVSLYVDETRRRPVMKNHTATHILNFALRSVLGEADQRGSLVAPDRLRFDFTAKGALTTEEIRKTEEIANQLIQENKVVYAMECPLAAAKAIQGLRAVFDETYPDPVRVVSVGVPVDLLMADPTGPGGSSTSVEFCGGTHLKNSGHVGQLVIVTEEAIAKGIRRIVAVTGSEAVKAVRRQDALNAALIAVDEKVKQQTSPNKDLQKEIAELSENLATAAISQWKKDELREQIKTLKKTVDDLDRSYKAEIQKRVLEKTKQLIEDQPNQPVLVLEMESGASAKALNESLKLLKSHSPQTAAIMFSVDNDSGKITCLCQVPQETANKGLKACEWVNKVSELMEGKGGGKDTSAQATGRNVGSLSEILRVAEDFAKLKLESVKN; this comes from the exons ATGGCAACTTCACTAACAGCCCGTGAGATCCGGCAGAGGTTTATTGACTTCTTTAAAGAAAACGGCCATACGTATGTCCACTCCTCAGCTACCGTGCCCCTGGATGACCCCACTCTGCTTTTTGCAAACGCTGGCATGAATCAG TTCAAGCCAATATTCCTTAACACGATTGACCCGTCTCACCCCATGGCAAAGCTTAACCGAGCTGCCAACACACAGAAGTGCATCCGTGCCGGAGGCAAGCACAATGACCTCGATGATGTGGGGAAAGATGTCTATCATCACACATTCTTTGAAATGCTGGGATCTTGGTCTTTTGGCGATTACTTCAAG GAATTAGCATGTAAACTTGCCCTTGATTTGCTCACCAAGGAGTTTGGGATTGACATTGACCGACTGTATGTCACATATTTTGGTGGCAACGAGGCAGCTGGTTTGGACCCTGATCTGGAGTGTAAACAAATATGGCTGAACCTGGG TCTCCCAGAAAGCCGGATCTTACCAGGGAGCATGAAGGATAATTTCTGGGAGATGGGGGATACTGGCCCCTGTGGCCCCTGCAGTGAGATGCATTATGACCGAATTGGAGGCCGTGATGCTGCCCATCTGGTGAATATGGATGATCCCAATGTTCTCGAGGTTTGGAACCTGGTGTTCATCCAGTTTAACCG GGAGTCAGATGGGACTCTCAAGCCTTTACCTAAGAAGAGCATTGATACAGGAATGGGGCTGGAGAGGCTGGTGTCTGTGCTGCAGAACAAGATGTCCAATTATGACACAGATCTCTTTGTTCCATACTTTGAAGCCATCCAGAAG GGCACTGGTGCCAGGCCCTATTCCGGAAAGGTTGGTGCAGAGGATGAAGATGGCATAGATATGGCATACAGAGTGCTGGCAGACCATGCCAGGACAATCACTGTAGCACTTGCTGATGGAGGACGACCAGATAACACTGGACGAGG GTATGTCCTGCGGCGTATCCTGCGCCGTGCTGTACGGTACGCCCATGAGAAACTTGGTGCGCCAAAGGGATTTTTCTCTACTCTGGTTGATGTGGTTGTCCAGTCGCTG GGTGATGCTTTTCCTGAGCTGAAGAAAGATCCAGACCTGGTGAAAGACATAATCAATGAAGAAGAAACTCAGTTCCTGAAAACCCTCATCAGAGGCCGTCGCATCCTGGACCGGAAGATACAGAGCCTGGGGGACAACAAGGTTATTCCTG GTGACACAGCGTGGTTGCTATATGACACATACGGGTTTCCTGTGGATCTGACGGGTCTCATCGCTGAGGAACGGGGACTGAAAGTGGACATGGAGAGTTTTGAAGAGGAAAGGAAAACTGCTCAG CTAAAGTCTCAAGGAAAAGGGAGTGGCGATGAGGATCTTCTGATGTTGGACATCTATGCAATCGAGGAATTGCGTGCTCGTGGAGTGCAGCCAACAGATGATTACCCAAAATATTCCTACACAGCTCTTGATGATGGACTTTATA AGTTTGACATTGTGATGGCGACGGTGCAGGCAATTCGCAGAGCGAAAACGCTTGTGGAGGAAGTCAGCACTGGGCAGGAGTGTGGGCTGGTGCTGGACAAGACCTGCTTTTACGCTGAGCAAGGAGGACAGACGTATGATGAGGGTTACATGGTTCGAGAGGATGAGAGCAGCGAGGAT AAGACAGAGTTCACCGTGAGGAATACACAGATCCGTGGAGGTTTCATACTACATGTGGGCACTGTGTATGGGAACCTGAAGGTTGGCGATCGTGTCAGTCTTTATGTTGATGAG ACAAGACGTCGTCCAGTCATGAAGAATCACACAGCTACCCACATTCTGAACTTTGCTCTACGATCTGTGCTCGGGGAGGCTGATCAGAGGGGATCATTAGTTGCTCCCGACAGACTTCGCTTTGATTTCACTGCTAAGGGGGCTCTAACCACTGAGGAGATTCGCAAAACAGAAGAGATTGCAAACCAGCTAATCCAGGAAAACAAG GTGGTTTATGCAATGGAATGTCCTCTCGCAGCTGCCAAGGCCATCCAGGGATTGCGTGCCGTATTCGATGAGACCTATCCAGATCCTGTGCGTGTTGTATCTGTAGGAGTACCTGTGGATCTGCTCATGGCTGACCCCACAGGGCCTGGAGGCTCCTCAACATCTGTGGAGTTCTGTGGTGGGAC TCACTTGAAGAATTCTGGCCATGTGGGCCAATTAGTCATCGTCACAGAAGAAGCCATTGCTAAAGGTATCCGCAGAATTGTTGCAGTCACTGGGTCAGAGGCTGTAAAG GCTGTGCGCCGACAGGATGCATTAAATGCTGCTCTCATTGCTGTGGATGAAAAAGTAAAGCAGCAGACCTCTCCCAACAAGGACCTGCAGAAAGAAATAGCAGAACTGAGTGAG AACTTGGCTACTGCAGCCATCTCTCAGTGGAAGAAGGATGAGCTGAgagaacaaataaaaacattgaaGAAAACCGTGGATGACCTTGACCGTTCCTACAAAGCCGAAATTCAGAAACGA GTCCTAGAAAAGACAAAACAGCTCATTGAAGACCAGCCTAATCAACCTGTTCTGGTCCTGGAAATGGAGAGTGGAGCATCTGCTAAA GCTCTGAATGAATCCCTGAAGCTCCTGAAATCCCACTCGCCCCAAACTGCAGCCATTATGTTCTCTGTGGATAATGACTCTGGGAAGATTACATGTTTGTGTCAGGTGCCTCAG gaaACTGCCAATAAGGGGCTAAAAGCATGCGAATGGGTAAACAAAGTGTCTGAACTCATGGAAGGGAAAGGAGGCGGTAAAGACACATCAGCACAAGCTACAGGAAGGAATGTTGGGAGTCTGTCCGAGATTCTGAGGGTCGCTGAAGACTTTGCAAAGCTAAAGTTAGAGTCTGTGAAGAACTGA